The window GAATAAAAGTGCTAACTAAATCTTTTCAAAATAATTTGCCATTAGCTATAACATCTAAACGTTCTTCCATCTCAGATGTAAATTTAATAGAAATCACTTTTGGAAAGGCTTCTTTTAACTCTTGGATGACTTTAATCCCTAATTCTGTTGGAATTAATTTACTCTTATCTTTATTGATGTAACCCCTAGTGGTGCCAATAGTTGCCATTGTTGCATATGTTGAAGGCCGACCTACTCCGGCATTTTTTAGCGCTGCAATTAAAGAGGCTTCTGTGTAATAAGGCGGTGGCGTAGTTTCTTTTTGTATTAAATCGATCTTTTCTTTTTTAAATTCATCACCAACATTAATTATAGGAGGTTGGAATTCTAATTCATCACGTTGCTTTTTATAAAAATCTAAAATTCAATATCCTAAAGTTCGAATTGTTTTATAAGCTGTATAAAATTTATATTCATTATTAATAAAACGAATTACTTGCTTATTAAAAGTTGGCACTTTCATTAAAGCTGATAGTGTTTTATTTCAAACTAAGTTATACAGCTTATAAATATCTAATGAAACATAATCTTTAATTTCTTCAGGTTTTAAATTAATATCAACAGGGCGAATTGCTTCATGTGCGTCTTGAATATTTACTTCTTTTCTATTAATTTTTTTATTTTTAAAATTTTCTAGATATTCTTTACCAAAATTATTTTCAATAAAGGCATTAGCTTCTTGTAAAAAATCATCACTTAATCGCTCGCTATCTGTTCTTGGATAAGTTATTAAAGCTAATTGCTGATTATTAATTTCTAATCCTTCAAACATTTGTTGAGCTATTAAAGTTGTTTTATTAGCACTTCAACCAAAATTATTGGATGCGATTTGTAATAATTTATCAGTTGTTAATGGTAATTGAACATCGCCTTTGGTGATTTTCAAATCATCAATACTATAAACTTTAAAAATATCACTTAAATCATCAATCACACGCTGTGCATCTTTTTTGTGTAGAAATTTTAAATCACTATCGCTATTATCTTTCTGATTATATAATTCAACATCATAGGGAATTTTTCTTAAAGATACAAAAATGTTTTTTTCAATTATTCCTTCAATTTGATATCATTCTTCTTTAACAAAAGAACGTCTTTCTAACTCTCTCTCAACTACAAATAATAAAGCGATCGATTGTACTCGCCCAGCAGATAAGCCATGTAAGTTTTTTTTAACTAATCCAGAAAGTTTATAACCAATAACTCGATCTAAAATTCGTCTTGCAAATTGCGAATCTACCAAATTAAAATCAATATCATGTTTTTCATCAATAGATTTTAAAATAGCTTTCTGTGTTATTTCATTAAAAGTTATTCTTTTAACACGTTCTTTATCTTTTTTTGGTAATAAATCATAAACATGTCAACTAATAGCTTCACCTTCACGATCAGGGTCAGTTGCTAAATAGATATTATTTGATTTTTTTGCTAAATCAATAATTGTTTTTATTTGTTGTTTTTTCGATAATTTTTTATTTGTTGTTTTTATTATTTCTCATTTTAAATCATAAGTTTTTGGATCATAACCAGATTTTTTTGCGAGCTCACGTAAATGTCCACATGTAGCTATTACATTATAACTATCACCTAAATAAGACTGAATTGATTTAATTTTATTTGGTGACTCTACTACTATTAAATCTTTTTGCATTTTTTCTCCCATTTACTACAATTATTTGCTCGTTTTAACAATTGTAAATAATTATAATATTTTATAGTTGTTGTTTAATTTATTAATTTTGAATTTTTAATAAATTGATAAATACGATTAATGTATTTGGGATAAATTGTGTTTTGCTTAGCTAATTTTTTATCTAATAACACCAAATCTAATTGGCAATCTTTATATTTATTAAAAAGATAATCATCTATTTGATATAACTCATTAACACATAAAATATGGTCGCTTGAAGCGCATGCAAGACGTTTTAAATCCTGTGTAATTTTATTACTATTGTAATCTTTTGGAATTTCAGATATTACACTAACATTGCAGTAACTTAAGTATTTAATGTTTTTAGAACTATAGATTCCCTCATCTGTGATGATACATATTCTAGCTTTAAGAGAAATTAAACGATTGATAAGTGTGTCCAAAACAACACTATCATAATAAATAACAAATCCATATCCTGCTTTTATCAAGGTTAGTATATCATAATTTGATATTGCATTTTCATAATCTATTAACCAAATATTTTTTTTATCAAGTCATTCAACTGTTGTTGAATAATATAAAATAAAAGGAGGTTGGTTAATTTTTTTATATTTATTAGGATATTTTTCATCAGTTAAATCAATAGCTTTAACTTTTTCGTAATCTTCTTTTTCTAAAAATAAATATTCATTTTGATCTTCATGATTTATTAATGCTAAATAAATTTTTGATCAATCCCCTTTATACTTCAAACTGAAATAGTGTGTTAAATAATTCAATGGTATCACCTCATTAAATTATTAGCAATAATGATTTATTTTTAAAATTACTAATCATAATTAACTTTACAAATCAATCCATTAGAAAAATCATTAAATAAATTCTCATAAGCTCTTACATGATCAAATTCATTATTTGTTAATTTATAATTATATAACTCACAAATATGATGAATAAAATCATCAAAATTTAATAC is drawn from Ureaplasma parvum serovar 3 str. ATCC 27815 and contains these coding sequences:
- the topA gene encoding type I DNA topoisomerase → MQKDLIVVESPNKIKSIQSYLGDSYNVIATCGHLRELAKKSGYDPKTYDLKWEIIKTTNKKLSKKQQIKTIIDLAKKSNNIYLATDPDREGEAISWHVYDLLPKKDKERVKRITFNEITQKAILKSIDEKHDIDFNLVDSQFARRILDRVIGYKLSGLVKKNLHGLSAGRVQSIALLFVVERELERRSFVKEEWYQIEGIIEKNIFVSLRKIPYDVELYNQKDNSDSDLKFLHKKDAQRVIDDLSDIFKVYSIDDLKITKGDVQLPLTTDKLLQIASNNFGWSANKTTLIAQQMFEGLEINNQQLALITYPRTDSERLSDDFLQEANAFIENNFGKEYLENFKNKKINRKEVNIQDAHEAIRPVDINLKPEEIKDYVSLDIYKLYNLVWNKTLSALMKVPTFNKQVIRFINNEYKFYTAYKTIRTLGYWILDFYKKQRDELEFQPPIINVGDEFKKEKIDLIQKETTPPPYYTEASLIAALKNAGVGRPSTYATMATIGTTRGYINKDKSKLIPTELGIKVIQELKEAFPKVISIKFTSEMEERLDVIANGKLFWKDLVSTFIPIFEEEVKQAYTKIEKVPDEKINRLCPICAHDLLIKRSRMNTRFIACSNFPTCRFTESLEKPEILNELCPNCSKSLVKRKNRKNKYFIGCTGYPECNFIRNLDESNNDKNDFNQ
- a CDS encoding DNA-protecting protein DprA yields the protein MNYLTHYFSLKYKGDWSKIYLALINHEDQNEYLFLEKEDYEKVKAIDLTDEKYPNKYKKINQPPFILYYSTTVEWLDKKNIWLIDYENAISNYDILTLIKAGYGFVIYYDSVVLDTLINRLISLKARICIITDEGIYSSKNIKYLSYCNVSVISEIPKDYNSNKITQDLKRLACASSDHILCVNELYQIDDYLFNKYKDCQLDLVLLDKKLAKQNTIYPKYINRIYQFIKNSKLIN